In Pelecanus crispus isolate bPelCri1 chromosome 16, bPelCri1.pri, whole genome shotgun sequence, the following proteins share a genomic window:
- the GPN2 gene encoding GPN-loop GTPase 2, whose amino-acid sequence MSEGSKGSSLAFGQVVIGPPGSGKTTYCHGMQEFMGRIGRKVTVVNLDPANEAMPYQCAVDITELITLPDVMENLKLGPNGGLIYCMEYLEANFDWLQEKLAAFRGHYYLFDCPGQVELYTHHDALKNVFAQLAKWNFRLAAVHLVDSHYCTDPGKFISVLCTSLSTMLHVELPHVNVLSKMDLIEQYGKLAFNLDYYTEVLDLSYLVDHLASDPFFRNYRRLNEKLVEVIEDYSLVSFIPLNVQDKESMRQVMQAVDKANGYSFGDQEHRSLEALMSAAVGADFQFTSTLAVQEKYVQSQDKALEEEVMDL is encoded by the exons ATGTCTGAGGGCAGCAAGGGGAGCTCTCTGGCCTTTGGCCAGGTGGTAATCGGGCCTCCAGGCTCTGGGAAGACGACCTACTGCCATGGCATGCAGGAGTTCATGGGCAGGATCGGGCGCAAGGTGACAGTGGTGAACCTGGACCCCGCCAACGAGGCGATGCCCTACCAGTGTGCCGTGGACATCACCGAGCTCATCACTCTGCCCGACGTGATGGAGAACTTGAAGCTGGGGCCCAACGGGGGGTTGATCTACTGCATGGAGTACCTGGAGGCCAACTTCGACTGGCTGcaggagaaactggctgcaTTCAGGGGTCACTACTACCTGTTCGACTGCCCAGGGCAGGTGGAGCTCTACACCCACCACGACGCCCTGAAGAACGTCTTCGCGCAGTTGGCCAAGTGGAATTTCAGG CTGGCTGCGGTGCATTTGGTGGATTCTCACTACTGCACGGACCCTGGCAAGTTCATCTCTGTTCTctgcacctccctctccaccaTGCTGCACGTGGAGCTGCCTCACGTCAACGTCctctccaagatggacctgaTCGAGCAATATGGCAAGCTGG ctttcaaCCTGGATTATTACACAGAGGTCCTGGACCTCTCTTACTTGGTTGACCATTTAGCTTCCGACCCCTTCTTCAGAAATTACCGCCGCCTCAACGAGAAGCTGGTGGAGGTGATTGAGGACTACAGCCTGGTGTCCTTCATTCCGCTCAACGTCCAG GATAAGGAGAGCATGCGGCAGGTGATGCAGGCGGTGGACAAAGCCAACGGCTATTCCTTCGGAGACCAGGAGCACAGGAGCCTGGAAGCTCTGATGTCGGCAGCAGTGGGAGCCGATTTCCAATTTACTTC CACACTTGCAGTGCAGGAGAAGTATGTGCAATCTCAGGACAAAGCCCTGGAAGAAGAAGTGATGGATCTGTAA
- the GPATCH3 gene encoding G patch domain-containing protein 3 gives MAAPSCSAGNGGAAARYCLVSGIPAALRSAQLRAYFSQFVEAGGFLCFHYRHRPERPPAGGGEEAAAPRTCSCLVAVQPGRARRLVRMYSGKRWVGPGGASLPGRCLIRRVRLSPRTGTETFPCSGDKTAAGESVTEADLKRLPEFNPPSFMPYGNVGTPLKVFLELIRACRLPPRIIKKLQLDFPKTGSSRRYGNVPFEYQDTETVIEEERVYTATGDEITEEEGPVARSEVTHPASAEEDEEGQEKVEEELHSDDDNDTCEEWERHEALHEDVTKQDRVEERLFEEEIELKWEKGGSGLVFYTDAQYWQEKNGDFDEQTADDWDVDMSIYYDKDGGDKDARDSVRMWLEQRLRDGLEDGSVSGQQIGTFERYTKGFGRKVLEQQGWTEGLGLGTSNSGMAEALDNEGQNPRCKRGLGYHGEKLPTFSKVKKPRRDAPILISTIYDDPDPKDSGDQLLRRQPPTAMKYRQEMPFVRASHGALESFGAQSR, from the exons ATGGCGGCGCCCAGCTGTAGCGCCGGTAATGGCGGTGCCGCCGCCCGCTACTGCCTGGTGAGCGGCATCCCGGCCGCGCTGCGCTCCGCCCAGCTCCGCGCCTACTTCAGCCAGTTCGTAGAGGCCGGCGGCTTCCTCTGCTTCCACTACCGTCACCGCCCCGAGCGcccgccggcgggcggcggcgaggaggCCGCGGCGCCGCGCACTTGCTCCTGCCTGGTGGCCGTGCAGcccggccgcgcccgccgcctcGTCCGTATGTACTCGGGCAAGCGCTGGGTCGGGCCCGGCGGCGCCTCGCTGCCCGGCCGCTGCCTCATCCGCAGGGTCCGCCTCAGCCCCAGGACAG gcacGGAGACGTTTCCCTGCAGCGGGGACAAGACGGCCGCAGGTGAATCTGTCACAGAAGCAGACTTGAAGCGCCTGCCCGAGTTCAACCCCCCTTCTTTCATGCCTTACGGGAATGTGGGCACCCCCCTGAAAGTTTTTCTGGAGCTGATCCGGGCCTGCAGGCTGCCTCCCCGGATTATCAAGAAATTGCAGCTGGATTTTCCAAAGACAGGCTCATCCCGTAGGTATGGGAATGTGCCTTTTGAATACCAGGACACTGAGACAGTTATAGAAGAAGAAAGAGTATACACTGCTACGGGGGATGAGATCACAGAGGAAGAGGGGCCTGTGGCAAGATCTGAGGTGACTCACCCAGCCAGTgctgaggaagatgaggaagggCAGGAGAAGGTGGAAGAGGAGTTGCACTCAGATGAC GACAATGATACCTGTGAGGAGTGGGAGCGACACGAGGCTCTGCACGAGGACGTGACCAAGCAGGACCGTGTGGAGGAGCGGCTCTTTGAAGAGGAGATTGAGCTGAAGTGGGAGAAAGGCGGCTCTGGTCTTGTCTTCTACACGGATGCTCAGTACTGGCAGGAGAAGAATGGAG ACTTTGATGAGCAGACTGCGGATGACTGGGACGTGGACATGAGCATCTACTACGACAAAG ATGGAGGTGATAAGGATGCTCGGGATTCAGTCCGGATGTGGCTGGAACAGCGACTCCGGGACGGTTTGGAGGATGGGTCTGTTTCAGGGCAACAGATTGGCACCTTCGAGAGATACACCAAG gGCTTTGGCAGgaaggtgctggagcagcagggctggacagaggggctggggctggggaccagcAACTCTGGAATGGCTGAAGCTCTGGACAACGAGGGTCAGAACCCCAGATGCAAGAGGGGGCTGGG GTACCACGGGGAGAAACTGCCAACTTTCAGCAAGGTGAAAAAGCCCCGGCGGGATGCTCCCATCCTCATCTCGACCATCTATGATGACCCTGACCCAAAGGACAGCGGTGACCAGCTGCTCAGGCGCCAGCCACCCACTGCCATGAAGTACAGGCAGGAGATGCCGTTTGTCCGGGCGTCACATGGTGCTCTGGAGAGCTTCGGTGCCCAGTCTCGCTGA
- the NR0B2 gene encoding nuclear receptor subfamily 0 group B member 2, whose amino-acid sequence MTTSGTDVDCEGCQCHSEDKRTAILYTLLSQNLNHSRSSRSPAHQRCLCHQRRTVCLRTPHVTCQAASNVLVKTISFMKNLPSFHLLPREDQLLLLDSCWVPLFLLGLVQEMVTFEVMETPAPSMLKKILLDGQSKRQEPEPMQPTLAAVQRLQCCLNTFWSLDLSPKEYAYLKGAILFNPDVPGLRASLYIESLQREAQRALQEVLQPLHPEDQGRFARILLIASTLKSIPPALITDLFFRPVIGNADIVELIAEMLYEITVGQLAPVARVAC is encoded by the exons ATGACCACCAGCGGCACGGACGTGGACTGTGAGGGGTGCCAGTGCCACAGCGAAGACAAGCGCACCGCCATCCTCTACACCCTCCTCAGCCAGAACCTCAACCACAGCCGGAGCAGCCGCAGCCCAGCCCACCAGCGCTGCCTCTGCCACCAGCGCCGGACTGTCTGCCTCCGCACACCCCATGTCACCTGCCAGGCAGCCTCCAATGTGCTGGTAAAAACCATCAGCTTCATGAAAAACCTCCCTTCCTTCCACCTGCTGCCGCGAGAGGATCAACTCCTGCTGCTCGACAGCTGCTGggttcccctcttcctcctgggGCTGGTCCAGGAGATGGTGACCTTCGAGGTGATGGAGACCCCGGCCCCCAGCATGCTCAAGAAGATCCTTCTCGATGGCCAAAGCAAACGTCAAGAGCCCGAGCCGATGCAGCCCACGCTGGCTGCTGTGCAGCGCCTGCAGTGCTGCCTGAACACCTTTTGGAGCCTGGACCTGAGCCCCAAGGAATACGCCTATCTGAAGGGAGCCATCCTCTTCAATCCCG ATGTCCCCGGGCTGAGGGCCTCCCTGTACATCGAGAGCCTCCAGCGGGAAGCCCAGAGAGCACTTCAGGAggtcctgcagcccctgcaccccgAGGACCAGGGCCGCTTTGCCCGCATTTTGTTGATTGCCTCCACCTTAAAATCGATCCCTCCTGCCCTCATCACGGATCTCTTCTTCCGACCCGTCATCGGCAACGCGGACATCGTCGAGCTCATCGCGGAAATGCTGTACGAAATAACTGTCGGGCAGCTGGCTCCCGTGGCACGTGTGGCGTGCTGA